The Syntrophales bacterium nucleotide sequence CCCGATGAGTCACGCGGGCGAGCAGGAGGTTTTACTCAAGGCCGAGAATTTGCTGGTGCGCCGGGGCGGGGCGACCGTGCTCGATATTCCCGAACTGAACGTTTTGCCGGGACAGTTCCTTGTTCTGATCGGTCCGAACGGCGCGGGGAAATCGACGCTGTTGTTGACCCTTGCCGGTCTGCTTGCCCCGGTCCGGGGAAAGCTGCTGTTTCGCGGCGCCAGTATTGGCGCAAGGGGTTTCGACTATCGCCGCCAGATTGCGATGGTTTTTCAGGAGCCGCTTTTGTTTGATGCTACCGTCTTTGATAACGTCGCGGCGGGTCTTAAAATCCGGGACGTGGGGCGGGCAGAGATCGGCAAAATGGTTCCGGAATACCTCGAACGTTTCGGCATAGCGCATCTGGCGAAACGTTCCGCCCGGAAACTCTCCGGCGGGGAGGCGCAGCGCACGAGCCTCGCCCGCGCCTTCGTTACCAACCCGCAGATCATTTTTCTCGACGAACCCTTCTCCTCGCTCGACCCGCCGACTCGCGACGCCCTTACCGACGATCTCGAGCGGATCATCCGCGCCACGCGGACAACGGCGGTTGCCTCGACCCACGACCAGACGGAGGCGCTCAGGCTGGCCGACCGTCTGGCGGTAATGGCGGAAGGACGGATCGTGCAGATCGGGACGTCCGCCGAGGTGCTGTACAAGCCCACTAATGAGGCGGTTGCCTCCTTTGTGGGTGTGGAAACGGTTCTGCCGGGACGGGTTGTGAGGATCGACAACGGCGTTTTCACCGCCGCCGTCGAGGGGGGCGAAATCGAGGCGGTCGGTCAAGTCCGGCTGGGAGAAGCGGTGCTCTGCTGCATCCGGCCGGAGCACGTGACCGTATCCACCAATGGCCACCCCCGGACGACGAGCGCCCGGAACGTCTTTTCCGGAACGATCCGGGCGATTACGCCGCTCGGCCTTTTCCAGCGGATTCGCGTTGATTGCGGATTCGGCCTGGTCGCCTATGTGACACGCCAGTCCCTCGAAGAACTCCATCTTGAAGAGGGAATAAGCGTTACGGCCTCCTTCAAGGCAACGTCCGTCCACGTCATTCGCCGCGGCGGAGGGACAGGGATGGCTCGGTCTGCGCCTTCCAAGCCCTGAGCGGACCTTCTCGACTCACCAATCATGCCCCAAGTTCAGCCTTTCTGATCCCGACCGTCTATTCCGCTCAACAAGATTATGCGACAGTTATTATAAAAAGCGCTGAGTCAGGCGAGGTTTTGTGCTGAACTTTTTATGAGGCCGCAAACCTTAAAACAAGCGTGGCAATGATCAGCGCGACCAGGACGGCGAAGGCGCCAAGATCATGCCGAAAAAAAGCAAACTCGCAAAGCGTGGTGCGCAGGCAGCCGCGCTGGTAGCCCCTCGCCTCCATCGCGAGGGCGAGCTCATCGGCGCGACGGAAAGCGGACAGCAGCAGGGGGACGGCAAGCGCCACGACGGCGCGGCCCCTCAGGACGAGGCCCCCGGTTGTAAAATCGGCGCCCCGCGCCATTTGCGCCATTCGGAGCCGTTCATACTCCTCCAGCAGCATCGGAACGAACCGCAGCGCCATCGCGATCATCAAGGCAAGGTCCTGCGATGGGATTCCCACTCTTGAAAGCGGCCGGAGCAGACGTTCAATGCCCCCGACGAGGGCGGAGGGGGCAGTTGTCAGCGTGAGAATGGCGGCGGCAAGGATGAGGCTGGCGAACTGCCAGGTGACGTAAAGCCCGCGGAGAAGGCCCTCCTTCGTGATCCGGAGCGGCAGCGGGGCAAGGGTGAAAAGGGGAGTCCCTGCGGTAAAGAGGAGATGCACGAGAAAGATCACTGCCAGGAAAAACAGCACGGGCCGGAGCGCCTCCAGAACCTGTGTGGGCGTCATACGGGCGGTAACAACGATGGCGACGAGAAAGGCGCTGATGAGCGGTATTTCCACCGCCGTCGCCCCGAAAATGAGGAGGCTGAGCGCGACGACGGAAACGATCTTTACCCGGGGATCGAGGCGATGGAGGAGCGTATCGCCCGGCAGGTATTGCCCCAATCGGATCATTCCGCGTTATCTCCCGGAGGATGAAGCCCGATCGCTGTCCGGAGTCCGGGCTTGCCGAAGATTTCCTCCGGCGTTCCTGTTCGCAGGAGCAGCCCCTGGTCCATGACCGCGACCCGGTCCGCCTCCGCGACGTCGCGCAGGTCGTGGGCGATGTGGATAATCGCCATCCCCTCCCGGTTCAACCGCCGGATTATCGCGAGTATCCGTTCCCGGCCCGCCGCATCGAGATAGGCGGTCGGTTCATCAAAGGCGATGTAGCGGGGGTTCATGGCCAGTACCCCGGCAATAGAGAGGAGGCGCTTCTCCCCACCGGAAAGGGTATGCGGGGCGCGTTTCTCGAATCCCGTCATTCCGACCATCTCCAGTGAAACAGCGACGCGACGGCGGATCTCCGGGGCGGGAAGGGCGAGGTTCCCCGGGCCGAAGGCCACGTCCTCTTCCACTGTCATCCCGACTATCTGGCTGTCCGGGTTCTGAAAGACCATTCCCACCCGCCGCCGGATCTCCCGGACGGAGGAGCCGTCGGTCGTCATCATCCCGTCCACGCAGACCGTTCCGGAGGCCGGAAACAGGAGGGCGTTCAGGTGCTTGATCAGCGTGGTCTTGCCGCAGCCGTTGGGACCGATCAGGGCTGCATGTTCGCCCTCGGCGATCTCGAGGCTGATTCCCCGGAGAGAGTCGGGAGCTGCGGCTTCGTAACGGTAAACCAGGTTTTCGACACGAATCATAGGAGCTGTCCGTGCAGGCGTTCCCGGAGCTTGATCGCGATCCAGGCAGTCAGAACGATCTTGAGCAGGTCGCCCGCAAGAAAGGGAAGAACGCCGACAGCCAGCGCCTTCAGAAGCGTAAAACGGGCAACGAGGCTAAGCTGCAAAACACCCAGCGCATAGAAGACCGCCGTCCCGGCAACGAGCGATAAACAAAGCCACGCAAAGCCGGGCCTTTCCCTCAGGGCGGTGAGTTTGCCGATGACGAAGGCGGCGACGACGAAGCCGATCAGATAGCCGCCGGTTGGCCCGAAGAGGACGCCAATGCCCGCCTTGCCGCCGGCAAATACCGGCAGACCAATGATGCCGAGGAGGAGATAGACCACCTGGCTGAGCGCCCCGAGACGGCCCCCGAGCAGCGTTCCGGCGAGACCGAGAAACAGGGTTTGGAGGGTAATCGGCACTGGCGGGAGCGGGATGATGATGTAAGCGCCCACGGCGGTCAGCGCCCCGAAGAGAGAGGCATAGACCATGCCACGGAGGGAGGTCTGTTCTGGATTCATTTTGGGGCTTTCAATCCTTTATCGTATGTAGTTTCCGCGAACATACTGCGATCCGACCGGATTTTCAATCTTTAATTGCAGGCAGGACTAACTTGACGCCGCTGGAACGACAACGGAAGTTCCAGATTGTTTTCTTCGAGGAACGCCTGGTTTGAGAGGATTTCCGCCGCCGGACCGTCGGCAACAACCATGCCGCTGCCGATCACAATACAGCGCTCGCAGACATCGAGGATCAGATCGAGATCGTGGGAGGCGATGATCTTGGAGTGTTTGAATGTCTTGAGCAGCGTAATTAATGAGCGCCTTGACCGCGGGTCGAGGTTGGAGGCGGGCTCGTCCATCGCCAGGATATCCGGTTCCATGGCCATCACCGCCGCGATCGCGACGGCGCTCTTCTGTCCACTCGACAGATGGTGCGGCGGTTTGTCCTGAAGATTGCGGCTGTTGACCATAGCGAGGGCCTTGTGCACCCGCTCCCGCACGGTCGCCTCATCCATCCCGAGGTTGAGCGGGCCGAAGGCGACATCGTCAAAAACGGTTGGCATGAAGAGCTGGTCATCAGGATTTTGGAAGACGATTCCGACCTTCTTCCGGATCTCCTGCCGCGTTTTTTTGTTCAGGGGCAGGTCGCCGATGGTGATCGAGCCCGCAGTCGGCAGCAAGTAACCGTTCATCTGCTGGAGAAGCGTGGATTTTCCCGCCCCGTTGGCGCCGACGACGCCGACGGATTCGCCGTGGGTGATCCGGAAATTGATCCCGTTGAGCGCCTCCGTTCCATCGGGATAGCGGTAGGAAACATCTTTGAATTCAACTATATGATGGCTCATTAAAACAGCTCCTGCACGACCCGGCCGAGCTCTTCGGCAACGGGGAAAAAGCGGAAAACTCCCAGATAGGCGATCATCACCGACAGGAACAGCAGATCGGGGAGCGCAATATGGGACCGTTTGAGGGTCGGGATGTCTCCCTGGAATCCCCGGGAGAGCATGGCGTAGTAGATCCTCTCTGCACGATCCATCGTTCTGAGAAAAAGAATCCCGATCAGGCGCACGAACATCTTCATGCCTGCGCCGTGCGACCCGAAGGAACGCATCTCCCTGGCCCGGATAATCCGCATCGCCTCTTCCATCAGGACAAAGAGGTAGCGATACAAAAAGAGGAGCTGCGAAACAAACAGGGCCGGAACGCCCAGACGCCGGAGCGCATGGCAGATGCCCGGAAATGACGTCGTTGCGATGAGCAGAAGCGCTGCGCTGATCGTGAGCGCAAACTTCATGAGAATCGAAAGAAAAGATATCCATCCCGCGGACAGGGAAACGCCGAAGATGACGGCCACTGTTTTCGTATCCAACAGCGGGTTAAAGATGCCTATGAAAACCGCGAAGGGGGAAACGACTATGATCTTCCTGATCATGAACCGGACGGGGATTTCGCCGATGGTCAGCAGCAGCACGGGGTATAGAAAAAAGGGGGCCAGCGCAATGACCTCGTACTTGGGAAAAGAGATGACGGTGAGGAGAAACAGCATCGTGGCGATCACCTTGGCGCGCGGGTCCAGACGATGCACGAAGGTGTCCCCGTAGGAGAGCCGGTCCAGCCGGCCGATATCGAAATATTTCTCGTCAAAGGTCATGGTTTCATCCTGGCGAATCCGCAGCGCCTTCTAAATGTCAGCCATTATTGATGCCCTGTTTACGCATCTCTGTCCCGGGAGGATCGGACCCCTATGCCGATAAGTACGATCATTCCGAGAACGACAACAGCGCCGACGATGCCGGATACAGAGGTTTCCGCCTTGATTCCCGGCCATGCCATCGCCTCCACTTTTTTCGGGTCAGGGCCCTCCGGTTTTAAGCCGTAATCGGGGAGAAACGCCGTCTTTTCCTGGATTCCCCTGAGCACACGGGCAATCCCGCGCTCCGCCTCCCGCAGTTCGCCCTTGCCGGTGACCTTTTCGATGGACCACTCCAGACCATCCGGATGGGTCGAAGCGAACCAGGAGAGGGTCCCGCCCGTTATGATTACCAATACTGCAAATGTCATCATAACCTTCTTCAGCGAAACCTCCGCACCCAGAGGACGGGCTACGGCAATGCTCTCGAGAATCTCCGGTCTGGCGCTGCGCACATAATTGATGACTCCGGCGGTTACAAACCCTTCCACGATCCCGATGGCCAGGTGTATCGGTTGCATCATCAGAACAAAGGCACTAAAGGACAGTTCACTCTTGCCGGACATTAGCGTTTCCATGACAACGGAAAAAGCCCCGAGCTGCAGTGCCGCGACACCGCTCACGAGGGATGCGACAAGGATTCGCCCGGGGTTTTTGCTTTCCCCCGCCCATGGTTTGTAGATTAACGGATAGACGAGGTAGCAGGGATAAACGCCGAGGTTCCAGATGTTGCAGCCGAGGGCAAGCAGTCCGCCATCGGCGAAGAAGAGCGCCTGAACCGTCAGGACCGAGGCCATGACGAGAAAGGCTGCATGGGGACCGAGGAGGATGGCCAGGATCATTCCGCCCCCCAAGTGTCCGCTTGATCCGGTCCCGGGGATCGTAAAATTGATCATCTGCGCCGCAAAGATGAAGGCGCCGAGGACCCCCATCAAGGGGATCATCCGGTCATCGATCCGTTCCTTCAGTTTCTTCGAGGCATATCCGCCTACCACGGCCGTTCCGGCCCACAATGTCGTCCCCACGGCGGGGGAAAGCAAAGCATCCGCCATGTGCATGATCGTTCCTCCTTCTTAAGAATACAGTGATGATTTATGAACCGCGTGCATCAAAATCTGAACGCCATTCCCGCCATCAGCGACCATTCGGTTTCAGCAGCGGTCAAGCCGTATTTCACACCGACATCAATATCTATACTTTCAGAAAGGGAGTAGATGACGCCGCCGATGAGAAAGGCAGGGTCTTTGTCCGCAGCCTTGTCCGAATTTCGCTCGATCCCGACATTCCCGACAACTTTTAGGTTCTTGATAACCTCATAGGTCGTAGCGAGGGATGCATGCCAAATGTTTTTCTCTTCATCCGCCTTGTTTTCGTTCCCGATGTAGCCGACATTCACATGGAAAGCCCAAGGCTCGACCTCCTTCGAACCGATGATAAATGCGTGGTATCCGGTCCGCCCGGCGCCGAGTCCCTTTTCGTCGTTGCCCGTTGGTATCCGCAGGCCTGGTTTCAACGCAAAGCTCAGCCCGTCTTTCTCGAAGAATCGCCACTTGGCCTCAACGGTCGTGTCCGATATCCCTCTTTCATCATAGACCGTGGCTCCGTCTTCCCTAACTTTTCCCCACTGATAGGGCAGGCTCAGGACAATATCCGTATTCTCGATGAAGCCATAGGAGAAGGTCGTCGAAACCTGACGACCGGTTGATTCCACCGACACGCCGTTGAGAGTTTCCTTTTCGGAGTCGTGCTGAGCGCTGACCTCCACCTGAAACTTTCCTTTCCCCTGCGTGCCGGCGTCGTCCGTGATGAGCGGATGGGCACCCCAAGCGACCGCAGGGACCAACAACAATATACTCACGAACAAACTCTTAACCGCATAACACATTCTTTCCATTCCTCCTTTCAAGTGTTATGATTATAAAATTCGTAACACGACCGGGGAAAAAATAATACGCCTACCCGATCTCCCTCCCCGTGCTCGACATGCTGAGGGTCCCGTGCCGAACCCCCTTGATAGAGGTTAGGGCGTCGGCCAGCCGCTGCACCTCTTCCGCCTTTCCCCGGGCGGCGATGATCTCCAAGCAATTGTGGTGATCGAGATGAATGTGCTGGGTGGAGATAATCACATCCTGGAAGTCATGCTGCATATCCATCACCCGAATCAAGACATCACGTTTGTGATGGTCGTAGATGAGGGTGATGGCGCCGGCCACATCGCACCCCCCCTGCCACTCCCTCTCGACCAGCTCCCGGCGGATCATATCCCGCAGGGCCTCCGAGCGGTTGGTATACTGTTTTGCCCGGATCAGGTCGTCAAACCTGTCGAGGAGATTTTTTTCTAAGGACACCCCAAAACGAACCAGTTCCGACATCACGCCTCCCGTGTTACGTTACGGCGGCTTGTGGCACACCCTGTCGGCGCTGTCAAGCATTTTTATCAATATCCGGATCTTGGATATGGCTAACGCCAATTACCTGATAAAGTTAGTAACCACTTTCTCTTCGTTTGGGGGTGGTGTAATTTTACCGGCGGTGGCTTCTTTCATCTTTAACAACCATGCCATATTTTTACCGAGGACACTCATGATCTGTGCGCCTTCGCCATCCTTTATTGCTTCACCGGGAGTTCTGCCGTGTATGACATTCCAATACCTCGATGTGGCAATGATCATTTCGGAATAGGTGAGATAATGGGTCAAACTATCCAAAGCCGCAGAACCGCCTGTCCTTCGCACCGCTACGACTGCCGCTGCAACTTTATGACGAAATAAATTCCCATTCGATCCGGCGACAAAGAACATGCGGTCCAGAAAACTTTTCATCGTACCCGGTATCCCCGAATAATAGACAGGCGAGCCCAGGATAATGCCATCGGCTTGTTTGACTATCTGTATCAAATCGTTCAGTTCATCAGCTTTAATAGAGCACTTTTCATCTTGAGTTATGGCACATTTTCCGCAAGCAATACAGCCATGGATCATCTTATGGCCGATGTGGAGTATCTCGAACTCGATACCGGCGGCTTTAAGTTCATTCCCGACCATGCTTAGTGCATGAAAAGTGTTTCCTTCTTTGTTAGGACTGCCGTTTATTGCGATTACGTTCACTGATTGCAGGACCTCTTGTACTTTCTATATCTGAAAAGATATTGTTATTTTGTCGGGAAAAATCAGCTCAATCATTTCAGCGAATCAAAAAGGTATTCCAGCCCATTGACCTTTATTTCATAGACGGTGCGCAGCATTTTCCCCAGTTCCCCTTCCGGGAAGCCTTTCTGGGAAAACCAGACAACATAGCGCTCCGGCAGATCAACGAGCCGATATCCCGCATATCTCCCAAAG carries:
- the nikR gene encoding nickel-responsive transcriptional regulator NikR; translation: MSELVRFGVSLEKNLLDRFDDLIRAKQYTNRSEALRDMIRRELVEREWQGGCDVAGAITLIYDHHKRDVLIRVMDMQHDFQDVIISTQHIHLDHHNCLEIIAARGKAEEVQRLADALTSIKGVRHGTLSMSSTGREIG
- a CDS encoding ATP-binding cassette domain-containing protein, which gives rise to MIRVENLVYRYEAAAPDSLRGISLEIAEGEHAALIGPNGCGKTTLIKHLNALLFPASGTVCVDGMMTTDGSSVREIRRRVGMVFQNPDSQIVGMTVEEDVAFGPGNLALPAPEIRRRVAVSLEMVGMTGFEKRAPHTLSGGEKRLLSIAGVLAMNPRYIAFDEPTAYLDAAGRERILAIIRRLNREGMAIIHIAHDLRDVAEADRVAVMDQGLLLRTGTPEEIFGKPGLRTAIGLHPPGDNAE
- the cbiQ gene encoding cobalt ECF transporter T component CbiQ; the protein is MTFDEKYFDIGRLDRLSYGDTFVHRLDPRAKVIATMLFLLTVISFPKYEVIALAPFFLYPVLLLTIGEIPVRFMIRKIIVVSPFAVFIGIFNPLLDTKTVAVIFGVSLSAGWISFLSILMKFALTISAALLLIATTSFPGICHALRRLGVPALFVSQLLFLYRYLFVLMEEAMRIIRAREMRSFGSHGAGMKMFVRLIGILFLRTMDRAERIYYAMLSRGFQGDIPTLKRSHIALPDLLFLSVMIAYLGVFRFFPVAEELGRVVQELF
- a CDS encoding energy-coupling factor ABC transporter permease, encoding MHMADALLSPAVGTTLWAGTAVVGGYASKKLKERIDDRMIPLMGVLGAFIFAAQMINFTIPGTGSSGHLGGGMILAILLGPHAAFLVMASVLTVQALFFADGGLLALGCNIWNLGVYPCYLVYPLIYKPWAGESKNPGRILVASLVSGVAALQLGAFSVVMETLMSGKSELSFSAFVLMMQPIHLAIGIVEGFVTAGVINYVRSARPEILESIAVARPLGAEVSLKKVMMTFAVLVIITGGTLSWFASTHPDGLEWSIEKVTGKGELREAERGIARVLRGIQEKTAFLPDYGLKPEGPDPKKVEAMAWPGIKAETSVSGIVGAVVVLGMIVLIGIGVRSSRDRDA
- a CDS encoding transporter encodes the protein MSILLLVPAVAWGAHPLITDDAGTQGKGKFQVEVSAQHDSEKETLNGVSVESTGRQVSTTFSYGFIENTDIVLSLPYQWGKVREDGATVYDERGISDTTVEAKWRFFEKDGLSFALKPGLRIPTGNDEKGLGAGRTGYHAFIIGSKEVEPWAFHVNVGYIGNENKADEEKNIWHASLATTYEVIKNLKVVGNVGIERNSDKAADKDPAFLIGGVIYSLSESIDIDVGVKYGLTAAETEWSLMAGMAFRF
- a CDS encoding ABC transporter ATP-binding protein: MSHAGEQEVLLKAENLLVRRGGATVLDIPELNVLPGQFLVLIGPNGAGKSTLLLTLAGLLAPVRGKLLFRGASIGARGFDYRRQIAMVFQEPLLFDATVFDNVAAGLKIRDVGRAEIGKMVPEYLERFGIAHLAKRSARKLSGGEAQRTSLARAFVTNPQIIFLDEPFSSLDPPTRDALTDDLERIIRATRTTAVASTHDQTEALRLADRLAVMAEGRIVQIGTSAEVLYKPTNEAVASFVGVETVLPGRVVRIDNGVFTAAVEGGEIEAVGQVRLGEAVLCCIRPEHVTVSTNGHPRTTSARNVFSGTIRAITPLGLFQRIRVDCGFGLVAYVTRQSLEELHLEEGISVTASFKATSVHVIRRGGGTGMARSAPSKP
- a CDS encoding energy-coupling factor ABC transporter ATP-binding protein yields the protein MSHHIVEFKDVSYRYPDGTEALNGINFRITHGESVGVVGANGAGKSTLLQQMNGYLLPTAGSITIGDLPLNKKTRQEIRKKVGIVFQNPDDQLFMPTVFDDVAFGPLNLGMDEATVRERVHKALAMVNSRNLQDKPPHHLSSGQKSAVAIAAVMAMEPDILAMDEPASNLDPRSRRSLITLLKTFKHSKIIASHDLDLILDVCERCIVIGSGMVVADGPAAEILSNQAFLEENNLELPLSFQRRQVSPACN
- a CDS encoding DUF3820 family protein; amino-acid sequence: MTADDQINSPPLRPDADAFLKLAQATMPFGRYAGYRLVDLPERYVVWFSQKGFPEGELGKMLRTVYEIKVNGLEYLFDSLK
- a CDS encoding energy-coupling factor transporter transmembrane protein EcfT, which codes for MIRLGQYLPGDTLLHRLDPRVKIVSVVALSLLIFGATAVEIPLISAFLVAIVVTARMTPTQVLEALRPVLFFLAVIFLVHLLFTAGTPLFTLAPLPLRITKEGLLRGLYVTWQFASLILAAAILTLTTAPSALVGGIERLLRPLSRVGIPSQDLALMIAMALRFVPMLLEEYERLRMAQMARGADFTTGGLVLRGRAVVALAVPLLLSAFRRADELALAMEARGYQRGCLRTTLCEFAFFRHDLGAFAVLVALIIATLVLRFAAS
- a CDS encoding flavodoxin family protein; this encodes MNVIAINGSPNKEGNTFHALSMVGNELKAAGIEFEILHIGHKMIHGCIACGKCAITQDEKCSIKADELNDLIQIVKQADGIILGSPVYYSGIPGTMKSFLDRMFFVAGSNGNLFRHKVAAAVVAVRRTGGSAALDSLTHYLTYSEMIIATSRYWNVIHGRTPGEAIKDGEGAQIMSVLGKNMAWLLKMKEATAGKITPPPNEEKVVTNFIR
- a CDS encoding biotin transporter BioY; its protein translation is MNPEQTSLRGMVYASLFGALTAVGAYIIIPLPPVPITLQTLFLGLAGTLLGGRLGALSQVVYLLLGIIGLPVFAGGKAGIGVLFGPTGGYLIGFVVAAFVIGKLTALRERPGFAWLCLSLVAGTAVFYALGVLQLSLVARFTLLKALAVGVLPFLAGDLLKIVLTAWIAIKLRERLHGQLL